The following coding sequences lie in one Cyanobacterium sp. Dongsha4 genomic window:
- a CDS encoding NAD(P)-dependent oxidoreductase, whose protein sequence is MFAEISRKGDSMTKVAVLGMGLMGYPMILRLAQAQIPVIAYNRTQAKLESLKEKNIPVTSNIHEAIAFGDVIILMLSDIAAIQEVIFDSGVDLDGKTIIQMGTIAPGESKGLYVTIQEKGGDYLEAPVLGSIPEVKSGKLLLMVGGDKSLFRAVEELLTHFSPKPLYIGEIGSAAALKLALNQMIAGLTSTFALSLSYIQKQGVEVETFMDILRNSALYAPTFDKKLQRMCDHNFSNPNFPTKHLLKDINLFLASAQTINLNTTTLEGIKEITTLAVENGEADSDYSAIIQAIDN, encoded by the coding sequence ATGTTCGCTGAGATTTCACGTAAAGGAGATAGTATGACAAAGGTAGCAGTATTAGGCATGGGGTTGATGGGGTATCCGATGATTTTAAGGTTAGCACAAGCTCAAATTCCCGTCATAGCCTATAATCGCACTCAAGCTAAACTAGAGTCTCTTAAAGAAAAGAATATTCCCGTTACTAGCAATATTCATGAAGCGATCGCATTTGGAGATGTTATTATTCTAATGTTGAGTGATATTGCCGCTATCCAAGAAGTAATTTTCGATTCTGGAGTTGACTTAGACGGAAAAACTATCATTCAAATGGGCACCATTGCCCCCGGAGAAAGTAAAGGATTATATGTAACAATTCAAGAAAAAGGGGGAGACTATCTCGAAGCCCCCGTTTTAGGTAGTATCCCTGAAGTTAAGAGCGGAAAACTTTTATTAATGGTAGGTGGTGATAAAAGCCTATTTAGGGCAGTGGAAGAACTTTTAACCCATTTTTCCCCTAAACCTCTTTACATCGGTGAAATAGGCAGTGCGGCGGCTCTTAAACTGGCACTAAATCAGATGATAGCAGGGTTAACCAGCACCTTTGCCCTGAGTTTAAGTTATATTCAAAAACAAGGTGTTGAGGTAGAAACCTTTATGGATATTCTCCGTAATAGTGCTTTATATGCCCCCACGTTTGATAAAAAACTACAAAGAATGTGCGATCATAATTTTAGTAATCCTAACTTTCCTACCAAGCATTTACTCAAAGACATTAATTTATTTCTAGCCTCAGCACAAACTATTAATCTAAATACAACAACTTTAGAAGGGATAAAAGAAATAACTACCCTAGCAGTGGAAAAT
- the purE gene encoding 5-(carboxyamino)imidazole ribonucleotide mutase, with the protein MSEINPEIGIIMGSDSDLPTMKSAIAVCEQFNIKYEVAIVSAHRTPEKMVKYAQNAHKRGIKVIIAGAGGAAHLPGMVASLTPLPVVGVPVTTRQLQGIDSLYSIVQMPRGIPVATVAIGNAENAGLLAIRILASQQPDLLEKVLKYSDNLRQMVEDKQTELDKIGYEQYLESMKSELGVRS; encoded by the coding sequence ATGTCTGAAATTAATCCCGAAATTGGCATTATTATGGGTAGTGATTCTGATTTGCCTACCATGAAAAGTGCGATCGCAGTTTGTGAACAGTTTAACATTAAATATGAAGTTGCGATCGTTTCTGCCCATCGTACCCCAGAAAAAATGGTAAAGTATGCTCAAAATGCCCATAAAAGAGGAATAAAAGTAATTATCGCAGGGGCAGGAGGTGCGGCCCACCTTCCCGGAATGGTTGCCTCTCTTACGCCTTTACCAGTGGTAGGAGTGCCAGTAACCACGAGACAGTTACAAGGGATTGACTCTTTATATTCTATTGTACAAATGCCTAGAGGGATTCCTGTGGCTACCGTTGCCATCGGAAATGCGGAAAATGCTGGTTTATTAGCAATTAGGATTTTAGCTTCCCAACAACCCGATTTATTAGAGAAAGTGCTTAAATATAGTGATAATTTGCGACAAATGGTAGAAGATAAACAAACAGAATTAGATAAAATCGGTTATGAACAATATTTAGAATCGATGAAATCGGAGTTAGGAGTTAGGAGTTAG
- a CDS encoding DUF1997 domain-containing protein: MPEDRENQDKEIRENQPITFQTHFTGIMEMYSDSETVCNYLNDHRGWFVRCAEPMKAIPYGENGYTLIIGHYGAFGYNVEPQMSVILEPPMENHYTMYSISNPEFNHSGYQVNYRSEMTINPIPITSAAKGIEKAYHRHKISPPEIITCINWCLDLFVTVSFPPFIYKLPMSVVYDTGDRLLRQIVKQVSPRLSYKVQKDFHSRFNLPIPPANARTCQPLQTPDKVERITDLE, translated from the coding sequence ATGCCAGAAGATAGAGAAAATCAAGATAAAGAAATTCGAGAAAATCAACCTATAACCTTTCAAACCCACTTTACGGGAATCATGGAAATGTATAGTGACTCAGAAACAGTTTGTAACTATCTTAATGATCATCGAGGGTGGTTTGTGCGTTGTGCTGAACCGATGAAAGCAATTCCCTACGGTGAAAATGGTTATACTCTAATTATCGGACACTATGGTGCATTTGGCTATAATGTTGAACCGCAAATGAGTGTTATTTTAGAGCCTCCCATGGAAAACCACTATACCATGTATTCTATATCTAATCCTGAATTTAATCATTCTGGTTATCAAGTTAATTATCGTTCAGAAATGACTATTAATCCCATTCCCATCACATCGGCGGCGAAAGGGATAGAAAAAGCCTATCATCGTCATAAAATTAGCCCTCCCGAAATAATTACCTGTATTAATTGGTGCTTAGATTTATTCGTAACTGTCTCCTTTCCCCCTTTTATTTACAAATTACCTATGTCAGTAGTTTATGATACAGGCGATCGCCTCTTGAGACAGATAGTTAAACAAGTATCACCAAGATTAAGTTATAAAGTGCAAAAAGACTTTCATAGTCGCTTTAATTTGCCAATTCCCCCTGCTAATGCAAGAACTTGTCAACCGTTACAAACACCAGATAAAGTAGAGAGAATAACTGATTTAGAATAA
- a CDS encoding phosphorylase, whose product MKSIKDNWWQKITLATEKAIQLKALHSIPNHYEIFEDNNIPFIIRVVDNLNRKDKAKREQNKVQKKEPNFNPFLPYEENLFIGDISDTHLAILNKYNVVDHHCLIITRDFESQNDILNSRDFYALWTLLKQIKGLGFYNCGKLSGASQPHKHLQLIPKYFTDNISNIPINQILLKHREFNKKVTLDTFPYEHRIMYFSSEVLTKSVEYIAELTTEYYRQILRDLGIEIKNNQPSKDYNLLITQDWIKVVPRSQEKYESISVNSLGFAGALLVRNQEQLEMIKQNKPLNILAKVGF is encoded by the coding sequence ATGAAATCAATCAAGGATAATTGGTGGCAAAAAATAACCTTAGCAACAGAAAAAGCAATTCAATTAAAGGCTTTACATTCTATTCCTAATCATTACGAAATTTTTGAAGATAATAATATTCCTTTTATTATTAGAGTTGTTGATAACCTAAATCGTAAAGATAAAGCAAAAAGAGAGCAAAATAAAGTACAAAAAAAAGAGCCTAATTTTAATCCTTTTTTACCCTACGAAGAAAACTTATTTATAGGAGATATTAGTGATACTCATTTAGCAATTTTAAATAAATATAATGTTGTTGATCATCATTGCTTAATTATTACCCGTGATTTCGAGTCTCAAAATGACATTCTTAACTCCCGTGATTTTTATGCTCTTTGGACTCTTTTAAAACAAATTAAGGGACTAGGTTTTTATAATTGTGGTAAATTATCAGGTGCTTCTCAACCCCATAAACATTTACAATTAATTCCTAAATATTTTACTGATAATATAAGTAATATACCTATTAATCAAATACTTTTAAAACACAGAGAATTTAATAAAAAAGTTACCTTAGATACTTTTCCCTACGAACACAGAATTATGTATTTTTCATCTGAAGTTTTAACAAAAAGTGTAGAATATATTGCTGAACTAACAACAGAATATTATCGACAAATTCTCAGGGATTTAGGAATAGAAATAAAAAACAATCAACCGTCAAAAGATTATAATTTACTAATTACTCAAGATTGGATAAAAGTAGTTCCTAGAAGTCAGGAAAAATATGAATCAATTTCTGTTAACTCATTAGGTTTTGCTGGAGCATTATTAGTAAGAAATCAAGAACAATTAGAGATGATTAAACAAAATAAACCCTTAAATATATTAGCAAAAGTTGGATTTTAA